One region of Dokdonia sp. 4H-3-7-5 genomic DNA includes:
- a CDS encoding methylmalonyl-CoA mutase subunit beta gives MKTNLFSEFDAVSAKAFKQKIQFDLKGADYNETLVWQSLEGIHVKPFYHSDEIKESVAVEAPEQWFIGEKIFIVDAVKSAQSANKAIESGAEAIYFQADTLFDLEQLFKGLKHKDIPLYFELSFLDEDFYKSFHAFAKAYHITTKLDIINHLALDGNWYHNLQNDHDIVSSLLQGEENKLTVDTTSYQNAGATMVQQLAYGMAHLTEYLNHCEKEKLSINIVTFEVAVGTNYFFEIAKLRALRKLAAVVLSAFNYTDAAINIIAHPSRRNKTIYDYNINMLRTTTECMSAVLGGANWVVNMPYDALYHKTNNFGQRISRNQLIVLKEESYFDVVQNPADGSYYVEELTSQLAEKALTLYKDIEAQGGFLRQLKEGTIQRKIKESAAKEQAKFDEGELILLGTNKHPNPKDVMKGELEIYPFVKINPRKTLLEPIIPKRLAESLEQERIKAEK, from the coding sequence ATGAAGACTAATTTATTTTCAGAGTTTGACGCAGTTTCGGCAAAAGCCTTCAAGCAAAAAATACAGTTTGACCTGAAGGGTGCAGACTACAATGAGACGCTTGTTTGGCAAAGTCTAGAAGGAATACATGTAAAACCTTTTTATCACAGTGATGAAATAAAAGAATCAGTAGCTGTTGAAGCTCCCGAACAATGGTTTATTGGGGAGAAAATATTTATTGTAGATGCGGTTAAGTCTGCGCAATCGGCAAATAAAGCTATAGAGAGCGGTGCAGAGGCTATTTACTTTCAGGCAGATACGCTGTTTGATCTTGAGCAGTTATTTAAAGGTTTAAAGCACAAAGATATCCCTCTTTACTTTGAGCTCAGTTTTCTTGATGAAGATTTTTATAAAAGTTTTCACGCTTTCGCGAAAGCGTATCATATCACCACAAAGCTTGATATAATCAATCATCTTGCACTTGATGGTAACTGGTATCACAACTTGCAAAATGATCACGATATAGTAAGTAGTTTATTACAGGGAGAAGAAAACAAACTTACTGTAGACACAACCTCATATCAAAATGCTGGTGCCACCATGGTACAGCAACTGGCTTACGGTATGGCACATCTTACCGAATATTTAAACCATTGTGAAAAAGAGAAGCTTAGTATAAATATTGTCACTTTTGAAGTCGCGGTAGGAACTAACTACTTTTTTGAAATTGCAAAGCTAAGGGCGCTCAGAAAGCTTGCCGCTGTAGTATTATCTGCATTTAATTATACGGATGCAGCTATTAACATTATAGCGCACCCATCAAGACGCAATAAAACGATTTATGATTATAATATAAACATGCTGCGCACCACAACGGAATGTATGAGTGCTGTGCTAGGTGGCGCAAACTGGGTGGTAAATATGCCGTATGATGCATTGTATCACAAGACCAATAACTTTGGACAGCGCATATCTCGTAACCAGCTCATTGTTCTCAAAGAAGAAAGCTATTTTGATGTAGTTCAAAACCCTGCAGATGGTTCTTATTATGTAGAAGAGCTTACCTCGCAATTGGCTGAAAAAGCACTTACGCTTTATAAAGATATAGAAGCGCAAGGAGGATTTTTGAGACAACTTAAAGAAGGAACCATACAACGAAAGATAAAAGAAAGTGCTGCAAAGGAGCAGGCTAAGTTTGACGAAGGAGAGCTCATTCTTCTAGGAACAAATAAGCACCCTAATCCAAAAGACGTTATGAAAGGTGAGTTAGAAATTTATCCTTTTGTAAAAATTAACCCTCGTAAAACATTGCTTGAGCCTATAATTCCAAAACGCCTAGCCGAATCATTAGAACAAGAACGCATTAAAGCAGAAAAGTAA
- a CDS encoding FtsB family cell division protein translates to MNIKELKQKKWFRIMSNKYLLIFFIFIVWMLFFDGSSYLLHRELNQEYDKLEGNRAYFKKEIAKDNAQILQLKDSAGLERFAREEYLMKRDNEEIYIIEYQDSLSTENED, encoded by the coding sequence ATGAACATCAAGGAGCTAAAACAGAAAAAATGGTTTAGAATAATGAGTAATAAATATTTGCTCATTTTCTTCATTTTTATAGTCTGGATGCTATTTTTTGATGGAAGTTCATATCTGTTGCACAGAGAGCTTAATCAAGAATATGACAAGCTAGAAGGTAATAGAGCTTATTTTAAAAAAGAAATAGCAAAGGATAATGCACAAATCTTACAACTTAAAGATAGCGCAGGTTTAGAAAGGTTTGCTCGTGAAGAATACCTTATGAAGAGGGACAATGAGGAGATTTATATAATTGAATATCAAGATAGTTTATCTACAGAGAATGAAGACTAA
- the udk gene encoding uridine kinase, with amino-acid sequence MLIIGIGGGTGSGKTTVVDQIVSDLPEGQVTVISQDSYYKDLSALSMEDRKKVNFDHPNAIDFPLLCQHLVELKEGRNILQPMYSFVAHNRIDETVLTSPTNVLVVEGILILTDPNIRNLFDIKVFVHADSDERLIRRLKRDIAERGRDLDEVLNRYQTTLKPMHQQFIEPTKEFADIIIPNNRYNTVAVDIVRSIINERLH; translated from the coding sequence ATGCTTATTATAGGAATAGGCGGTGGTACCGGAAGTGGTAAGACTACCGTTGTAGATCAGATTGTGTCAGATCTTCCAGAAGGACAAGTAACAGTAATTTCTCAAGACTCATATTATAAAGATCTCTCTGCATTATCGATGGAAGATCGTAAGAAGGTGAACTTTGATCACCCTAATGCAATAGATTTTCCTTTGCTGTGTCAACACCTTGTTGAGCTCAAAGAAGGAAGAAATATTTTACAACCTATGTATTCATTTGTTGCGCATAATCGCATTGATGAGACTGTGCTTACAAGTCCTACGAATGTGCTTGTGGTAGAAGGAATTCTTATTTTGACAGACCCTAATATTCGTAATCTTTTTGATATTAAAGTATTTGTGCATGCAGATAGTGATGAGCGTTTAATACGCCGTCTTAAGAGAGATATTGCAGAGCGTGGTCGTGATCTAGATGAGGTGTTAAATAGATATCAAACTACATTGAAACCCATGCACCAGCAGTTTATAGAGCCTACAAAGGAATTTGCAGATATCATTATACCTAATAATAGGTACAATACAGTGGCTGTAGATATCGTTCGTAGTATCATAAACGAACGATTACATTAA
- a CDS encoding PQQ-binding-like beta-propeller repeat protein, with amino-acid sequence MNKLTLVVLLFLSCSVFSQRAADETLDFDGKVTDLIIVPFNGIVVISDGTNLNAYNPDTDESLWVTPIPKASSASALLNADLSVESIFSTNRKGSGFDVIPDTPFLQKFFDNRLYIINSFDGNVIFASDDSDVFFFQSEYLFDENALLLRGMKDKSLVIAKYDLKNETYQWETEVSENFGTVFSKLAAAAGKDQTGVTDKLELIEDKIFLLAKSKFYVLDNESGSLLWSAEENDYAGFNANQDATYVLLNESKGFFAGKSLLYLKNAQDGSPVWEDPIKTKKLVLFEDWKNKMLLAHYKGFNFYDFETGEKVWEKDPKGKNIKSVIPEGTDFLYVYDNEMMLIDKDGQKKWKKDVKICDDDEDPVFFLEKTKNGKVLYVTATYANMVDYNTGKKIWSGNLKLNEKRPTVAKFDENTGDFVIYNDEKLYRFNENSTERPKPYAKLKLKDEKLITSMEIFPNNVSISGQSEVIGVKEDGEVLFHNKYKQPGEFGRKLLKGTMSVVKTAGAVATTNVEISQVTRDENGNEQLTKVGEIGFDEKTRQIGKAGFIAGNIGSQFVKDRYNALQETDVYAIIFAKGENGEKLLIRVDKETGEELDKITVDTNKPVYDYDPVTKDLFYSNGKEVKIFKGK; translated from the coding sequence ATGAATAAACTTACTCTTGTTGTCTTATTATTTTTATCATGCTCAGTCTTTTCGCAAAGAGCTGCAGATGAAACACTTGATTTTGACGGAAAAGTCACGGACTTAATTATTGTGCCTTTTAATGGTATTGTAGTTATTTCTGACGGTACAAATTTAAATGCGTATAACCCAGATACAGATGAGAGTCTGTGGGTAACTCCTATACCAAAAGCGAGTAGCGCGTCTGCGCTATTAAATGCTGACTTATCTGTTGAAAGTATTTTTAGTACAAACAGAAAAGGATCAGGTTTTGATGTGATACCAGACACGCCTTTCCTTCAGAAGTTTTTTGATAACAGACTTTATATTATAAATAGCTTTGATGGAAATGTGATTTTTGCATCAGATGATAGTGATGTTTTCTTTTTTCAATCAGAATATCTTTTTGACGAAAATGCACTGCTATTAAGAGGGATGAAAGATAAAAGCTTAGTGATTGCTAAGTATGATCTTAAAAATGAAACGTACCAATGGGAAACAGAAGTTTCAGAAAATTTTGGAACTGTTTTTTCGAAGCTCGCAGCAGCAGCAGGGAAGGATCAAACAGGAGTTACAGATAAGTTAGAGCTTATAGAAGATAAAATTTTCTTACTAGCAAAATCTAAATTTTATGTGTTAGATAATGAGTCTGGTAGTTTATTGTGGAGTGCAGAAGAGAATGATTATGCAGGTTTTAATGCTAATCAAGATGCAACGTATGTGCTTTTAAATGAGTCTAAAGGTTTCTTTGCAGGGAAGTCATTGTTATATCTCAAGAATGCACAAGATGGAAGTCCAGTGTGGGAAGACCCTATTAAAACAAAGAAGCTAGTTCTTTTTGAAGATTGGAAAAATAAAATGCTCTTAGCACACTATAAGGGATTTAATTTCTATGATTTTGAGACAGGAGAAAAAGTGTGGGAAAAAGATCCTAAAGGAAAGAATATTAAATCTGTAATCCCAGAGGGAACAGATTTTCTTTACGTGTATGACAACGAGATGATGTTGATCGATAAGGACGGGCAGAAAAAGTGGAAGAAGGATGTAAAAATCTGTGATGATGATGAAGATCCAGTTTTTTTCTTAGAGAAAACAAAAAACGGAAAAGTACTTTATGTAACAGCTACCTATGCAAATATGGTAGACTACAATACAGGAAAGAAAATATGGAGTGGGAACTTGAAGCTAAACGAAAAGCGACCTACGGTTGCAAAGTTTGACGAGAACACAGGTGATTTTGTAATCTACAATGATGAAAAGTTATATAGATTCAATGAAAACTCAACTGAAAGACCAAAGCCTTATGCAAAGCTTAAACTCAAAGATGAGAAGTTAATTACGAGCATGGAGATTTTTCCTAATAACGTATCTATTTCTGGACAGAGTGAAGTGATTGGTGTAAAAGAAGATGGAGAAGTGCTTTTTCATAATAAATACAAGCAACCAGGTGAATTTGGCAGGAAACTATTGAAAGGTACCATGTCTGTGGTAAAAACAGCTGGTGCCGTAGCCACTACAAATGTTGAGATTAGTCAAGTTACACGAGATGAAAATGGAAACGAGCAGCTTACTAAAGTTGGCGAAATAGGTTTTGACGAAAAGACAAGACAGATAGGAAAAGCAGGTTTCATAGCAGGAAATATTGGTAGTCAGTTTGTAAAAGACAGATACAATGCACTGCAAGAGACAGATGTGTATGCTATCATTTTTGCAAAAGGTGAAAATGGAGAGAAGCTTCTTATTCGTGTAGATAAAGAAACTGGTGAGGAGCTAGATAAAATCACCGTTGATACTAATAAACCAGTCTATGACTATGATCCTGTTACCAAAGATTTATTTTACAGTAATGGTAAAGAGGTAAAAATATTTAAGGGTAAATAA
- the hflX gene encoding GTPase HflX encodes MIETEKIDYEKCVLVGLVTQKQSHDKMTEYLDELEFLAYTAGGEVLKRFFQKLEKPNPKTFIGTGKMEDVAAYVEQHDVGTVIFDDELTPGQQRNIEAILKCKIVDRTYLILDIFAQRAQTSYARTQVELAQYEYLLPRLTGLWTHLERQRGGIGMRGPGETEIETDRRIVRDRITLLKKKMLTIDKQMATQRGNRGALVRVALVGYTNVGKSTLMNVISKSKVFAENKLFATLDTTVRKVVVGNLPFLLSDTVGFIRKLPTQLVDSFKSTLDEVREADLLLHVVDISHPQFEDHINAVNQILDEIESMDKPTLMVFNKIDAYTAEAYDDEDLMVERTGAHYTLDEWKETWMSRTNGDAIFISALNKNNFEEFRKKIYERVREIHVTRFPYNAFLYPEYEEQVGNSEEE; translated from the coding sequence TTACCCAAAAGCAATCACACGATAAAATGACGGAATACCTTGACGAACTTGAGTTTCTAGCATACACAGCTGGAGGAGAAGTTTTAAAGCGTTTCTTTCAAAAATTAGAAAAACCTAATCCCAAAACTTTTATAGGGACAGGGAAGATGGAAGACGTTGCTGCATATGTAGAGCAGCACGATGTGGGTACTGTGATCTTTGATGACGAACTTACTCCTGGACAACAACGTAACATAGAAGCAATCTTAAAATGTAAGATTGTAGATCGCACCTATTTGATACTTGACATTTTTGCTCAGAGAGCTCAAACGAGTTATGCACGCACACAAGTGGAGCTTGCTCAGTATGAATATTTGTTGCCTAGACTTACAGGTTTATGGACACACCTTGAACGCCAACGTGGAGGTATAGGTATGCGTGGACCTGGAGAGACAGAGATTGAAACAGATAGACGTATTGTGCGTGACCGTATTACCTTGCTTAAAAAGAAGATGCTTACTATAGATAAGCAAATGGCTACGCAGCGTGGTAATCGTGGTGCACTTGTGAGAGTAGCTCTCGTAGGTTATACGAATGTGGGTAAGAGTACTCTCATGAATGTAATAAGTAAGAGTAAAGTATTTGCCGAAAATAAACTTTTTGCAACCTTAGATACTACCGTACGTAAAGTGGTGGTAGGGAATCTTCCTTTTCTACTTTCAGACACGGTAGGATTTATACGTAAGTTGCCTACACAGCTAGTAGATTCTTTTAAAAGTACGCTTGATGAAGTGCGTGAGGCAGATTTACTACTGCATGTGGTAGATATTTCTCACCCGCAATTTGAAGATCACATTAATGCTGTAAACCAGATTCTTGATGAGATTGAGAGTATGGACAAGCCTACGCTTATGGTTTTTAATAAGATTGATGCTTATACGGCAGAGGCTTATGATGATGAGGATCTTATGGTAGAGCGCACTGGTGCGCATTACACACTTGACGAGTGGAAAGAAACATGGATGTCTCGTACTAATGGTGATGCTATCTTTATATCTGCACTTAACAAAAATAACTTTGAGGAGTTCAGAAAGAAAATCTACGAACGAGTAAGAGAGATTCACGTAACAAGATTTCCTTACAATGCATTTTTATATCCAGAATATGAGGAGCAAGTAGGAAATAGCGAGGAAGAATAG